One genomic region from Desulfovibrio porci encodes:
- the ruvC gene encoding crossover junction endodeoxyribonuclease RuvC: protein MQPVTVIGIDPGSQRTGWGVVREISGVLHLVDCGVVRTASAGREFSDRLARIYHELAKVLTRCKPDEAAIEQVFTAKNAASALKLGQARGVAVAACAACGLSISDYEPTLVKKSLVGTGRAEKEQVAFMVKRLLNVREADWALDTSDALAVAVCHLTMRRFAALTGH from the coding sequence ATGCAGCCCGTCACCGTCATCGGCATTGACCCCGGTTCCCAGCGCACGGGTTGGGGTGTGGTGCGCGAAATTTCCGGCGTTCTGCATCTGGTGGACTGCGGCGTGGTGCGCACAGCCTCGGCGGGCAGGGAATTTTCCGACCGGCTTGCGCGCATTTACCACGAGTTGGCCAAGGTGCTCACGCGCTGCAAGCCCGACGAGGCGGCCATCGAACAGGTCTTTACCGCCAAAAACGCGGCCAGCGCGCTCAAGCTGGGTCAGGCCAGGGGCGTGGCCGTGGCCGCCTGCGCGGCCTGCGGCCTGAGCATCAGCGACTATGAGCCGACGCTGGTCAAAAAATCCCTGGTGGGCACAGGCCGGGCGGAAAAGGAGCAGGTGGCCTTCATGGTCAAGCGCCTGCTCAACGTGCGTGAGGCGGACTGGGCCCTGGACACCTCGGACGCCTTGGCCGTGGCCGTCTGCCACCTGACCATGCGACGCTTCGCCGCGCTCACGGGGCACTGA
- a CDS encoding esterase-like activity of phytase family protein, giving the protein MKKFIVLAALLLGAALVLPQAPQARPAHAPKYEYKLKSVMPVAGRQGVACDGKYIYVSDSKKLFKYDMNGKLLKQNDNPFEGYAIPSNHIGDIDVYNGELYISAENFMDGVGKDIQIAVHDADTLKFKRTFKFEPKSGQMEVSGITVDPVKGTVWMCSWVGEESGRYLYEYDLDGKYLRKVHLQPVPQWVQGVFYYDGSLFLTADDGTADDNEPDHLYRVDVTSATNAPVVLEKTFDEAIKQGEIEGLCVDPASGDLLVHMNRGARIVLGMGKGFYPGYDKEVHELYRYSMQPAGARAPRP; this is encoded by the coding sequence ATGAAAAAGTTCATCGTGTTGGCCGCGCTGTTGTTGGGCGCGGCTCTGGTCCTGCCGCAAGCCCCGCAGGCCCGCCCGGCCCATGCCCCCAAATACGAGTACAAGCTGAAAAGCGTCATGCCCGTGGCCGGTCGCCAGGGCGTGGCCTGCGACGGCAAGTACATCTACGTGAGCGACAGCAAGAAACTGTTCAAATACGACATGAACGGCAAGCTGCTGAAGCAGAATGACAATCCTTTTGAAGGGTACGCCATTCCGTCCAACCACATTGGCGACATCGACGTCTACAACGGTGAGCTGTACATCAGCGCTGAAAATTTCATGGACGGCGTGGGCAAGGATATCCAGATCGCCGTGCATGACGCGGACACCCTGAAATTCAAACGCACCTTCAAGTTCGAGCCCAAGTCCGGCCAGATGGAAGTGTCCGGCATCACCGTGGACCCGGTCAAGGGCACGGTGTGGATGTGCTCATGGGTGGGCGAGGAAAGCGGCCGCTATCTTTATGAATATGACCTGGACGGCAAGTATCTGCGCAAGGTGCATCTGCAGCCCGTGCCGCAGTGGGTGCAGGGCGTGTTCTATTATGACGGTTCGCTCTTCCTGACCGCCGACGACGGCACCGCCGACGATAATGAACCCGACCACCTCTACCGTGTGGACGTGACCTCGGCCACCAACGCCCCGGTGGTGCTGGAAAAGACCTTTGACGAAGCCATCAAGCAGGGCGAAATCGAAGGCCTGTGCGTGGATCCCGCCAGCGGCGACCTGTTGGTGCACATGAACCGGGGCGCGCGCATCGTGCTCGGCATGGGCAAGGGATTCTACCCCGGTTACGACAAGGAAGTTCACGAGTTGTACCGCTATTCCATGCAGCCCGCCGGAGCGCGCGCCCCACGTCCGTAA
- a CDS encoding peptidylprolyl isomerase: MKFSLPALCLALSLALLPAFAGQARAAAPASDPAVKLETSLGDIVVRLDARKAPITTANFIQYVKSGHYDGTIFHRVIRNFMIQGGGLTPEMKEKSARAPIHNEANNGLRNQKYTIAMARTADPHSAGAQFFINTKDNAFLDFKSQTPQGWGYAVFGKVIKGQDVVDKIAAVGTGKKGFYEDVPNTPVIIKKAVVIE, encoded by the coding sequence ATGAAATTTTCTCTTCCGGCCCTCTGCCTCGCCCTGAGTCTGGCCCTGTTGCCCGCTTTCGCCGGGCAGGCGCGCGCGGCCGCCCCGGCGTCCGACCCCGCCGTCAAGCTGGAGACGAGCCTCGGGGACATCGTGGTGCGCCTGGACGCCCGCAAGGCCCCCATTACCACGGCCAATTTCATTCAGTACGTCAAATCCGGGCATTACGACGGCACCATTTTCCACCGCGTGATCCGGAACTTCATGATCCAGGGCGGCGGCCTGACCCCGGAAATGAAGGAAAAGAGCGCCCGCGCGCCCATTCATAACGAGGCCAACAACGGGCTGCGCAACCAGAAGTACACCATCGCCATGGCCCGCACCGCCGACCCGCATTCGGCCGGCGCGCAGTTCTTCATCAATACCAAGGACAACGCCTTCCTGGACTTCAAGAGCCAGACCCCGCAAGGCTGGGGCTATGCCGTATTCGGCAAGGTCATCAAGGGGCAGGATGTGGTGGACAAGATCGCGGCCGTGGGCACGGGCAAGAAGGGCTTTTACGAGGACGTGCCCAACACCCCTGTGATCATCAAAAAGGCCGTGGTCATTGAATAG
- a CDS encoding Bax inhibitor-1/YccA family protein gives MSPTTRSVAQSGVSSVVSAYMRQVYQWMTAGLALTTVVAYGVANSPAIRDAILGNSMVMILLIVAQFGLVIALSAAIHKMSAGTATGLFLLYSALTGAMLSSIFVIYPIASIANAFLVTTGTFLAMSVYGTVTKRDLTTMGNFLFMGLIGIIIAMVVNIFLKSTMMDFIISCLGVLIFTGLTAYDTQKLRRFGEGAPLEDGTAVRRGAIMGALTLYLDFINLFLMLLRLFGGNRN, from the coding sequence ATGTCACCGACTACCCGTAGTGTCGCTCAGAGCGGCGTGAGCAGCGTCGTTTCCGCTTACATGCGCCAGGTCTACCAGTGGATGACGGCGGGCCTTGCCCTGACCACGGTGGTGGCCTACGGCGTGGCCAATTCACCGGCTATCCGCGATGCCATTCTGGGCAACAGCATGGTCATGATTCTTCTGATCGTGGCCCAGTTCGGCCTGGTCATCGCCCTTTCGGCGGCCATTCATAAAATGTCGGCGGGCACGGCCACCGGGCTCTTCCTGCTCTACTCGGCCCTGACCGGCGCCATGCTTTCGTCCATTTTTGTGATCTATCCCATTGCGTCCATCGCCAACGCTTTTCTGGTGACCACGGGCACCTTCCTGGCCATGTCGGTCTACGGCACGGTGACCAAGCGCGATCTCACGACCATGGGCAATTTCCTGTTCATGGGCCTTATCGGCATTATCATCGCCATGGTCGTGAACATTTTCCTCAAAAGCACCATGATGGACTTCATCATCAGTTGCCTGGGCGTGCTGATTTTCACCGGCCTGACCGCCTATGACACCCAGAAGCTGCGCCGCTTCGGCGAAGGCGCGCCTCTGGAGGACGGCACGGCGGTGCGGCGCGGCGCCATCATGGGCGCGCTGACCCTGTATCTGGACTTCATCAACCTCTTCCTGATGCTGTTGCGGCTTTTCGGCGGCAACCGCAACTGA
- a CDS encoding ribonuclease R family protein produces the protein MKKQHKNTAPVTSPALPDKAELLDIFARESRPLRLDGLLRVTGLPRRAKKDLEESLNELAGQGRLVRLRGGLWTRPDSLKSLVGRYQALRNGGGFVTPLAAGDDEGTPSARVTGGRDIFIHPLQSNEAWHQDLVRVVLSPAGARGGRGRGGPSPEGRIVEILERPQKEIPVHLHSRTGRTLFCRPADSRLAVDFSVALPEGNAVPEQGALLLVAPEERLASDLWRARLLGAYGREDDADVQENLVKLNHEVPRDFPAPVLDEAAALPAAPAQADLAGREDLRALPLVTIDGADARDFDDAVQVERKGAGWLLRVAIADVSHYVRPAPGKRHASLDAEALARGNSWYFPRSVEPMLPPALSNGLCSLNPDEDRLAVLAEIPFSATAQPGKARFALCVMRSAARLTYDQVKACLLDHDADALARLRENPRGGDVLAMLEEAFRLYAVLRTARRKRGSLDFDLPEPDYSFDAAGRVLEIGFRQRHDAHRLIEEFMIAANEAVARHLRDAGLPFLYRVHPQPDPERLESLFDTLGATALESLPANVHSGGKADAAAMQGILAAAQGTEQEFLVNRLCLRAMPQARYQPENEGHFGLASQAYCHFTSPIRRYADLLVHRALKASLGHAVGPLPAGQKLLRIGDRLNRLERAAMECEREMARRLGCLVLREREGERFAGVIAGVTDFGLFVELASMPVEGMIRVEDLGDDWYELDSRSQSLIGQRSGLCWRLGQRLEVRLAEVHMGRLEIRLMPLELPRAGRAARGARHPRGQREQRGLRNGTDGTGARRPQQKRGQKNGPAHDRSSGRNRKQQARNGKNGGARPKRGR, from the coding sequence GTGAAAAAACAACATAAAAATACCGCCCCCGTCACTTCCCCGGCCCTGCCCGACAAGGCCGAACTGCTGGACATTTTTGCCCGCGAATCCCGCCCCCTGCGTCTGGACGGCCTGCTGCGCGTCACGGGCCTGCCCCGCCGGGCCAAGAAGGACCTGGAAGAAAGCCTGAACGAGCTGGCCGGTCAGGGACGGCTGGTGCGCCTGCGCGGCGGCCTCTGGACGCGGCCCGACAGCCTCAAAAGCCTGGTGGGACGCTATCAGGCCCTGCGCAACGGCGGCGGCTTCGTGACGCCGCTGGCGGCCGGAGACGATGAAGGAACGCCAAGCGCGCGCGTGACCGGCGGCCGGGATATTTTCATCCATCCCCTGCAAAGCAACGAGGCCTGGCATCAGGATCTGGTGCGGGTGGTTCTGTCCCCGGCCGGAGCGCGAGGCGGCCGGGGACGCGGCGGTCCGAGTCCTGAAGGCCGCATTGTGGAAATTCTGGAGCGTCCACAGAAGGAAATTCCCGTGCACCTGCACAGCCGCACGGGGCGAACCCTATTCTGCCGCCCGGCGGACAGCCGCCTGGCCGTGGATTTCAGCGTGGCTCTGCCCGAGGGAAACGCCGTGCCAGAACAGGGCGCGCTGCTGCTGGTGGCCCCGGAGGAGCGCCTGGCCTCGGATCTCTGGCGCGCGCGCCTGCTGGGCGCTTACGGCCGTGAGGACGACGCGGACGTGCAGGAAAATCTGGTCAAGCTCAACCACGAGGTGCCGCGCGACTTTCCGGCTCCGGTTCTGGACGAGGCCGCCGCGCTGCCCGCCGCGCCCGCTCAGGCGGACCTGGCCGGACGCGAGGACCTGCGCGCCCTGCCGCTGGTGACCATTGACGGCGCTGACGCCCGCGACTTTGACGACGCCGTGCAGGTGGAACGCAAGGGCGCGGGCTGGCTGCTGCGGGTGGCCATCGCCGACGTGAGCCATTACGTGCGCCCCGCTCCCGGCAAAAGGCACGCCAGCCTGGACGCCGAAGCCTTGGCGCGCGGCAATTCCTGGTATTTTCCCCGCTCCGTGGAACCCATGCTGCCCCCGGCCCTGTCCAACGGCCTGTGCAGTCTCAACCCGGACGAAGACCGGCTGGCCGTGCTGGCGGAAATTCCCTTTTCCGCCACAGCGCAGCCGGGCAAGGCACGCTTCGCCCTGTGCGTCATGCGTTCCGCCGCCCGCCTGACTTATGATCAGGTCAAGGCCTGCCTGCTGGACCATGACGCCGACGCCCTGGCCCGGCTGCGCGAAAATCCGCGCGGCGGGGACGTGCTGGCCATGCTGGAGGAGGCCTTCCGGCTCTATGCCGTGCTGCGCACGGCCCGGCGGAAGCGCGGCAGCCTGGATTTCGATCTGCCCGAACCGGACTACAGCTTTGACGCGGCGGGCCGGGTCCTTGAGATCGGCTTCCGCCAGCGCCACGACGCCCACCGCCTGATCGAGGAATTCATGATCGCGGCCAACGAGGCCGTGGCCCGCCATCTGCGCGACGCGGGCCTGCCCTTTCTCTACCGCGTGCACCCCCAGCCGGACCCGGAACGCCTGGAAAGCCTTTTCGACACCCTTGGCGCCACGGCCCTGGAAAGCCTGCCCGCCAATGTCCACAGCGGCGGCAAAGCCGACGCGGCGGCCATGCAGGGCATTCTGGCGGCGGCCCAGGGCACGGAGCAGGAATTTCTGGTCAACCGCCTCTGCCTGCGGGCCATGCCACAGGCCCGCTACCAGCCGGAAAACGAGGGGCATTTCGGTCTGGCCTCCCAGGCCTACTGTCATTTTACCTCGCCTATCCGACGCTATGCCGACCTGCTGGTTCACCGCGCCCTGAAGGCCTCGCTGGGCCACGCCGTGGGGCCGCTGCCCGCCGGGCAGAAGCTGCTGCGCATCGGCGACCGGCTCAACCGCCTGGAACGCGCGGCCATGGAATGCGAACGCGAGATGGCCCGACGTCTGGGCTGCCTGGTTCTGCGGGAGCGCGAAGGCGAACGCTTTGCCGGCGTCATTGCCGGCGTGACGGATTTCGGCCTCTTTGTGGAACTGGCCTCCATGCCTGTGGAAGGCATGATCCGCGTGGAGGATCTGGGCGACGACTGGTACGAGCTGGACAGCCGCAGCCAAAGCCTGATCGGCCAGCGTTCCGGCCTGTGCTGGCGTCTGGGCCAGCGCCTGGAAGTGCGCCTGGCCGAGGTGCATATGGGCCGTCTGGAGATCCGGCTCATGCCCCTGGAACTGCCGCGCGCCGGACGGGCCGCGCGCGGCGCGCGTCACCCGCGCGGACAACGGGAACAACGGGGATTGCGTAACGGGACGGACGGCACGGGCGCGCGGCGTCCGCAGCAGAAAAGAGGGCAAAAAAACGGCCCGGCGCATGACCGGAGCAGCGGCCGGAACCGGAAACAGCAGGCCCGGAACGGTAAAAACGGCGGCGCGCGCCCGAAACGGGGACGCTGA
- the murJ gene encoding murein biosynthesis integral membrane protein MurJ yields MGLLSSRQHMGAAALILAASTILSRLMGLIRDKVISWQFGAGGEADMYFAAFVVPDIINYLLAGGFMSITIIPLLSRRFQEDEADAWRFFSCVFCWTLTASLLLTGAGILAAGPLARLVAPGFSPEQWQRLAFFMRIILPAQIFFLCGACLTALLYLRRQFSVPALAPLIYNGCIIAGGLLLPLLGTGTQSGYGMTGYCVGVTIGAALGTFALPLRVAAGGGLHLRMVWRHRLMGRFLLTALPLMLGQTVIMLDEQFLRVFGSLAGDGAVSLLNYARRIAQVPVGLMGQAAAVASYPFLVSLLTQGDTERFDQTLRSALRAGLGLIIPCALWMMASAWPILGVIFQGGRFGATETLAAVPLTQIMLASAPLWIVYMVLVRAYYAHGDTLTPAVTGTIMTLACLPLYYYWAVPLGAWAIAALSGASVSLYVLWLVGIWVRRHGGGAFAGLCGLGLRALACSLPGAGAAWRLSRYCLEHLTLPPILAACVTLAVSGLTFALLFLPLVRWLAPSLLEPVLRRLRR; encoded by the coding sequence ATGGGCCTGCTCTCCTCCCGCCAGCACATGGGCGCGGCGGCCCTGATTCTGGCCGCCAGCACCATTCTCTCCCGGCTCATGGGCCTGATCCGGGACAAGGTCATTTCCTGGCAGTTCGGCGCGGGCGGCGAGGCGGATATGTATTTCGCGGCCTTTGTGGTGCCGGACATCATCAATTACCTGCTGGCCGGCGGCTTCATGTCCATCACTATCATCCCCCTGCTGTCCCGCCGCTTTCAGGAGGACGAGGCCGACGCCTGGCGCTTTTTTTCCTGCGTCTTCTGCTGGACCCTCACGGCCTCGCTGCTGCTCACGGGCGCGGGCATTCTGGCCGCCGGGCCGCTGGCCCGGCTGGTGGCCCCCGGCTTTTCGCCGGAGCAGTGGCAGCGTCTGGCCTTTTTCATGCGCATCATCCTTCCGGCCCAGATCTTTTTTCTTTGCGGGGCCTGCCTCACGGCCCTGCTCTATCTGCGGCGGCAGTTCAGCGTCCCGGCCCTGGCCCCCCTGATCTACAACGGCTGCATCATCGCGGGCGGCCTGCTGCTGCCCCTGCTGGGAACAGGCACGCAGTCCGGCTACGGCATGACCGGCTATTGCGTGGGCGTCACCATCGGCGCGGCTCTGGGCACCTTCGCCCTGCCGTTGCGGGTGGCCGCCGGGGGCGGCCTGCATCTGCGCATGGTCTGGCGGCACCGGCTCATGGGCCGTTTTCTGCTCACGGCCCTGCCCCTGATGCTGGGCCAGACCGTGATCATGCTGGACGAGCAGTTTCTGCGGGTTTTCGGCAGCCTGGCCGGGGACGGCGCGGTCAGCCTGCTCAACTACGCGCGGCGCATCGCCCAAGTGCCGGTGGGCCTCATGGGTCAGGCCGCAGCCGTGGCCTCCTATCCCTTTCTGGTTTCCCTGCTGACCCAGGGCGACACGGAACGCTTCGACCAGACCCTGCGCTCGGCCCTGCGCGCGGGCCTGGGCCTGATCATTCCCTGCGCGCTCTGGATGATGGCCTCCGCCTGGCCCATTCTGGGCGTGATCTTCCAAGGCGGCCGCTTCGGCGCTACGGAAACCCTGGCCGCCGTGCCCCTGACCCAGATCATGCTGGCCTCGGCCCCGCTCTGGATCGTCTACATGGTTCTGGTGCGGGCCTACTACGCCCACGGCGACACCCTGACCCCGGCGGTCACCGGCACCATTATGACCCTGGCCTGCCTGCCGCTCTACTATTACTGGGCCGTCCCCCTGGGGGCCTGGGCCATTGCCGCCCTGTCCGGCGCGAGCGTGAGCCTCTATGTGCTCTGGCTGGTGGGAATCTGGGTACGCCGCCACGGCGGGGGAGCGTTTGCCGGGCTGTGCGGCCTAGGGCTGCGCGCTCTGGCCTGCTCCCTGCCCGGCGCGGGCGCGGCCTGGCGGCTGTCCCGCTACTGTCTTGAACATCTGACGCTGCCGCCCATTTTGGCGGCCTGCGTGACCCTGGCCGTCAGCGGCCTGACCTTTGCCCTGCTTTTTCTGCCGCTGGTGCGGTGGCTCGCGCCGTCCCTGCTGGAGCCTGTGCTGCGGCGTCTGCGGCGCTGA
- a CDS encoding metal-dependent hydrolase — translation MKWITHQAAAVGAALALHLPPAGVAAACVGAVLPDVLDQRLAGLAPTPRGRQKVFNRIHRGATHWFGWWLALFLTALMLRLPPLELAVLTGLGFGGLSHVALDMLTPQGVPLQPFSRKGRFSLKLCATGSVGEYCFLAAIVLAVWFFMGRDLLHLVRRLGHGGFF, via the coding sequence ATGAAATGGATTACCCATCAGGCGGCGGCCGTGGGCGCGGCCCTGGCCCTGCATCTGCCCCCGGCGGGCGTCGCGGCGGCCTGTGTGGGCGCGGTGCTGCCCGACGTGCTGGACCAGCGCCTGGCCGGTCTGGCCCCCACGCCGCGCGGCCGCCAGAAGGTCTTCAACCGTATCCACCGGGGCGCGACGCATTGGTTCGGCTGGTGGCTGGCCTTGTTCCTGACCGCACTGATGCTGCGCCTGCCGCCGCTGGAGCTGGCTGTGCTCACCGGCCTGGGCTTCGGCGGCCTGAGCCATGTGGCCCTGGATATGCTCACCCCGCAGGGCGTGCCTTTACAGCCCTTTTCGCGCAAGGGGCGTTTTTCGCTCAAGCTCTGCGCTACCGGCAGCGTGGGGGAATACTGTTTTCTGGCCGCCATTGTGCTGGCTGTCTGGTTTTTCATGGGCCGTGATCTGCTGCATCTTGTGCGGCGTCTGGGCCATGGCGGCTTTTTTTAG
- the bla gene encoding subclass B1 metallo-beta-lactamase yields MLLALLVFCWSPSWAGAREIGESVRVAADMEVVRLSERVYMHVSRYEMPPFGLVSANGLILVDKGEAFLLDTPWTVAQTEVLLDWIENVLRARVTACVPNHWHKDAMGGLAAVQRRGIPSYAYEETIAIAGQKGLPRPEHGFADTLTLKLHALEARCVYLGGGHSTDGIFIWIPAEKLLFPGCMVKDGQATNLGNTEDADVRAWPVTMDKALAAFPEARIVVPGHGRPAGPELLRHTRDLAAGSAGAR; encoded by the coding sequence TTGTTGTTGGCCTTGCTGGTCTTCTGCTGGTCCCCTTCGTGGGCCGGGGCGCGGGAAATCGGCGAATCCGTCCGGGTGGCGGCTGATATGGAGGTAGTCAGGCTTTCCGAGCGGGTATACATGCACGTCTCCCGCTACGAGATGCCGCCGTTCGGCCTGGTGTCTGCCAATGGCCTGATTCTGGTGGACAAGGGCGAGGCCTTTCTGCTGGATACGCCGTGGACCGTGGCGCAGACGGAAGTTCTGCTGGACTGGATTGAAAACGTCCTGCGCGCCAGGGTCACGGCCTGTGTGCCCAACCACTGGCACAAGGACGCCATGGGCGGGCTGGCGGCGGTACAGCGCCGGGGCATCCCGTCATATGCGTATGAAGAGACCATCGCCATTGCCGGGCAAAAAGGCCTGCCTCGGCCGGAACACGGCTTTGCCGACACGCTGACGCTCAAGCTCCATGCCCTGGAGGCGCGTTGCGTCTATCTGGGCGGCGGCCATTCCACGGACGGCATTTTTATCTGGATTCCCGCCGAAAAACTGCTTTTCCCCGGCTGCATGGTCAAGGACGGCCAAGCCACGAATCTGGGCAATACCGAGGACGCCGACGTGCGGGCCTGGCCCGTGACCATGGACAAGGCACTGGCCGCTTTTCCTGAGGCCCGGATCGTGGTGCCCGGCCACGGGCGGCCCGCCGGCCCGGAACTTTTGCGGCACACGCGCGATCTGGCGGCCGGGTCCGCCGGAGCGCGGTAA
- a CDS encoding vitamin B12-dependent ribonucleotide reductase: protein MIAMPKNLPQPQLKPNTDVVLQKRYLRKSLDGKLTETPRDLFWRVASAIAAEEGKYEGSSREPESLARDFYDLMTSWKFLPNSPTLMNAGTDLGQLSACFVLPVGDSIEEIFDAVKFAAMIHKSGGGTGFSFSRLRPKESRVGSTGGVASGPVSFLRIFNTATEQIKQGGTRRGANMGILRVDHPDVLDFIRAKEKEGEFNNFNLSVGLTEAFMQAVEKDEHYDLRAPNTGEVVDRLRARDVFDLLVKKAWQSGDPGIVFLDRINRDNPTPDQGEIESTNPCGEQPLLPFEACNLGSINLSCFYLPGHNDDADPARAGIDWDELRRVVHLSVHFLDNVIDASLFPLPRIAETVRRNRKIGLGVMGFADLLFELGVAYNSQAGIDLAERIMGFVQEEGHKASAELARERGPFPAYPTSLYAKKKKGPYRNATVTTIAPTGTLSIIAGCSSGVEPLFALCFTRNILDGERLVEVNPHFEAALAAAGLAGPELMDSVVAKGSIQDLDFLPAKLRNVFVTAMDIEPVWHLRMQAAFQRHTDNAVSKTVNLPNSATEQDIFDIYWLAYKEGCKGVTVYRDGCKSIQVLATGEGQKKMDGESAPQNQTASQAGKPTSAVRKRPDVVQGFTQKVQTGLGAMYLTVNEVDGEPFEVFATIGKSGRSITAKAEAIGRLVSLALRSGVHVRDVVAQIKGIGGEHPVFRGKGLLLSIPDAIAWVLEKRYLKDEHIGEVNDLEVQRCPECNEPLVFQEGCLICPACGFSRCG from the coding sequence ATGATCGCAATGCCCAAAAATCTGCCGCAGCCGCAGTTGAAACCCAATACGGACGTGGTGCTGCAGAAGCGCTATCTGCGTAAATCCCTGGACGGCAAGCTCACTGAAACCCCGCGCGACCTTTTCTGGCGCGTGGCTTCCGCCATCGCCGCCGAAGAAGGCAAGTACGAGGGGTCCTCGCGTGAGCCGGAGTCCCTGGCCCGCGACTTCTACGACCTGATGACCTCCTGGAAGTTTTTGCCCAATTCGCCCACGCTGATGAACGCGGGCACGGATCTGGGCCAGCTTTCCGCCTGTTTCGTCCTGCCTGTGGGCGACTCCATTGAGGAAATTTTCGACGCCGTGAAGTTCGCGGCCATGATCCACAAATCCGGCGGCGGCACGGGCTTTTCCTTCTCGCGCCTGCGTCCCAAGGAAAGCCGGGTGGGTTCCACCGGCGGCGTGGCCTCCGGGCCGGTTTCCTTTTTGCGCATTTTCAATACCGCCACCGAGCAGATCAAGCAGGGCGGCACGCGGCGCGGGGCCAACATGGGCATTCTGCGCGTGGACCATCCGGACGTGCTGGATTTCATCCGGGCCAAGGAAAAAGAGGGCGAATTCAACAACTTCAACCTTTCCGTGGGCCTGACCGAAGCCTTTATGCAGGCCGTGGAAAAGGACGAGCACTACGACCTGCGCGCGCCCAACACCGGCGAGGTGGTGGACCGCCTGCGCGCCCGCGACGTTTTTGATCTGCTGGTCAAGAAGGCCTGGCAGTCGGGCGATCCGGGCATCGTCTTTCTGGACCGCATCAACCGGGACAATCCCACCCCGGACCAGGGCGAGATCGAATCCACCAATCCCTGCGGCGAGCAGCCCCTGCTGCCCTTTGAAGCCTGCAATCTGGGTTCCATCAATCTGTCCTGCTTCTATCTGCCCGGCCACAACGACGATGCGGACCCGGCCCGCGCGGGCATCGACTGGGACGAACTGCGGCGCGTGGTGCACCTTTCCGTGCACTTTCTGGACAACGTCATCGACGCCTCGCTCTTTCCCCTGCCGCGCATTGCCGAGACGGTGCGCAGAAACCGCAAGATCGGTCTGGGCGTCATGGGCTTCGCGGATCTGCTCTTTGAACTGGGCGTGGCCTACAATTCCCAGGCGGGCATTGACCTGGCCGAGCGGATCATGGGCTTCGTGCAGGAGGAAGGCCACAAGGCCTCGGCCGAACTCGCCAGGGAGCGCGGTCCCTTCCCGGCCTATCCGACCTCCCTGTACGCCAAAAAGAAAAAAGGCCCCTACCGTAACGCCACGGTGACCACCATCGCGCCCACGGGCACGCTGTCGATCATCGCGGGCTGTTCTTCCGGCGTGGAACCGCTTTTCGCGCTCTGCTTCACCCGCAACATTCTGGACGGCGAACGGCTGGTGGAGGTCAACCCCCATTTCGAGGCCGCGCTTGCCGCCGCCGGTCTGGCCGGCCCCGAGCTCATGGACAGCGTGGTGGCCAAGGGCTCCATCCAGGATCTGGATTTTCTGCCCGCCAAGCTGCGCAACGTCTTTGTGACCGCCATGGATATCGAGCCGGTCTGGCATCTGCGCATGCAGGCGGCCTTCCAGCGGCATACGGACAATGCCGTGTCCAAGACCGTGAATTTGCCCAATTCCGCCACGGAACAGGATATTTTCGACATTTACTGGCTGGCCTACAAGGAAGGCTGCAAAGGCGTCACGGTCTACCGCGACGGCTGCAAGAGCATTCAGGTGCTGGCCACCGGCGAAGGCCAGAAAAAAATGGACGGCGAGTCCGCCCCGCAGAACCAGACCGCGTCGCAGGCGGGCAAGCCCACGTCGGCGGTGCGCAAGCGTCCGGACGTCGTGCAGGGTTTCACCCAGAAGGTGCAGACCGGCCTGGGCGCCATGTACCTGACTGTCAACGAGGTGGACGGCGAACCCTTTGAGGTCTTCGCCACCATCGGCAAGTCGGGGCGCTCCATCACGGCCAAGGCCGAGGCCATCGGCCGTCTGGTCTCTCTGGCCCTGCGCTCGGGCGTGCATGTGCGCGACGTGGTGGCCCAGATCAAGGGCATCGGCGGCGAGCACCCGGTCTTCCGGGGCAAGGGCCTGCTGCTGTCCATCCCGGACGCCATCGCCTGGGTGCTGGAAAAGCGCTATCTCAAGGATGAGCACATCGGCGAGGTCAATGACCTGGAAGTGCAGCGCTGTCCGGAATGCAACGAGCCTCTGGTTTTTCAGGAAGGCTGCCTGATCTGCCCGGCCTGCGGGTTTTCCCGCTGCGGCTAA